TCAGCGTGAGGAAACCATCCTGCCGGATGATCCGCTTATTCACCCCGTGGATTCCTGGAATGAAGCGGTACATACAGCCGCCCGGCTTGGGGATACTATTTTTCTCACCACGGGCAGCAATAATTTGGAACTTTTTGTGCGTTCTCCGGTCATGAAGGGAAAACGGCTGGTGGTCAGGGTACTGCCGGACCATCGCATAATTAAAAAATGCCAGGATTTAGGCTTTCTGCCCCGGGATATCGTGGCCCTGCAGGGACCTTTTTCCACCCGTTTTAACCGGGCCATTTTCCAGGCCTATAAAGCGGATGTCATTGTAACCAGGGATAGTGGCCGCACCACCGATACCAAGATCAAAGCCGCCCTGGCCTTAAAGCTGCCGGTGGTAATCATCAAGCGCACGCCACCGGCGGAAAATAATATGGTTTATACATACGACCAGGTACTCCGTCTGGTACAACGGTATCTGGGATAGCCTGACCGGGAAATGGGGATGAGAATGAAGCACGGGGAAGGGGTTGGACCAGCCGGTCCCCAGTCTGAATGCAACATACCGGCCGCGGGCGGTGATCGCCGGTTTGCCGGAACGGTTACGGGGGTTGTCCTGGTGGGTGGGTGCAGCAGCCGCATGGGTGCCAACAAGGCGCTGCTTTCCTTCGGCGGGGAAAGGTTATTGGACCGGGTCGTGGCCCGGGTGCGGGAAGCCTTTCCCCGGGTGATCCTGGTCAGTAATGACCCCGCCAGCTATAATTACCTCGGCCTGCCGGTTATCAGGGACATTTACCCCGGGCGGGGGCCGCTGTCCGGCATTCATGCCGCCCTGTCAGCCGTCGCCACCCCTTACATATTTGTGGTGGCCTGTGACATGCCCTTTGTCGATCCCAGGCTGGCCCTTTACCTGGCCCGCCAGGCACCGGGGTATGATGTGGTGGTGGTGCGGGACGGCCCTTACCTGGAGCCCCTTTTTGCCGTTTACGGCAGGGGTTGCCTTGAGCCTGTCGAGTCGCTTTTACGCAAGGGTTTGCGGTCGAGGGTGGTGGACTTTTTCCCCGCCGTGCGGGTAAAATATATTGAACGCTGGGACTTGTCGGGTTTTGCCGGCGTTGATAAAGTGTTTATGAATATAAATACCCCGCGGGATTTGGAGCGGGCGTTGCAGTTCCTGGAGTAGCCTGATCTATAGAGGAGAACGGGATGTTCAAGCTGCTTTACCCCAAACTGTATGTGGCTAAACTTTTCGATATCGACCCGGCTGAACTACAAAAAAAGGGTATTCGCGCCATTCTTCTGGATCTGGACAACACCATTGTTCCCAGGGATCAGGATTGTTGTCCCGATGAGATAATGCAGTGGATAAAGAAGGCAAAAAAACACGGGTTCAAGCTTTGTATTGTATCAAATAATTCCCCTGCGCGGGTTCAAGCGCTGGCATCAAGCCTGGCCATACCGGCGGTTTACCGGGCGGTTAAGCCTGCCAGGCGCCCTTTCATTCAAGCCATGAAACTGCTCGGGGTGACCCCCGGCCAGACTGCCGTCATTGGTGACCAGATTTTTACCGATGTGCTGGGCGGCAACCGTTTGGGCCTCTATACCATCCTGGTGGTTCCCCTTCCCGGTCGTGAATTCTGGGCCACACGGCTCTTCAGCCGCCGTCTGGAAAAAGTGGTTCTCCGGCGTTTGGCCAGGAAAATGCCGGGTGGTTCGGTTGCCCGCTAACTATCCTGTAAATGGGGGATTCTATGGGCGAACTGATTAGCGGTCGCACCAGGGTTTGCGGTCTTTTCGGCTTTCCAGTGGAACATTCCTTTTCGCCGGCCATGCACAATGCGGCCTTCAGGCATCTGGGCCTGGATTTTGTCTACGTGGCCTTTGCCGTGCACCCCCGGGAGGTGGAAAGGGCAGTAGCCGGGATCCGGGCGCTGAACCTGGCCGGGGTCAATGTGACCGTGCCCCATAAAGAGAAGGTTATACCTTATCTTGATGAGTTGACCGCCGGGGCCCGGCTGGCCGGGGCGGTGAACACCATCGTTCACCGGGACGGGCGCCTGGTGGGACACAATACCGACGGGGCCGGTTTTGTGCGCTTTCTGACTGATGATGCCGGGTTTAATCCTGCCGGCAAGCGGGTACTGATCCTGGGAGCCGGGGGCGCGGCCAGGGCGGTGGCCGTCCACCTGGCCCTGTCCGGAGCTGCGCAACTGCTGGTGGCCAACCGCACCCTTTCCCGGGCGGCAGAACTGGTTGCTCTGATCAACGAAGGGACACCCGCCCGGGCGTGGGCCGTACCCTGGCCGGCACAGGGCAACCTGGTTTTACCTGAACGACCCGAGAGGAAGCCGCCGGGCGGTCATGACCCTGAAGAGGGAAAGGGTACTTTCGTTCTGGATACAAATGGCGGCAAGATCAAGGAACTGGTTGCTCTGGTGGATCTGGTCGTTCAAACCACGCCGCTGGGCATGCACCCCCGGGAAGACACCTGCCCGGATTTCCCTTTTGACTGCCTGCACACCGGCCAGGTGGTGGTGGATCTGGTTTACAACCCGCCGCGCACCCTCTTTATGGAACGGGCCGCCCGTTCCGGCGCCCGGGTATATAGCGGCCTGGGCATGCTGCTGTACCAGGGGGTGCTGGCCTTTGAGCTATGGACCGGGGAAGAGGCCCCGGTGGAAGTAATGCGCCGGGCGTTGCCTTTTTAATACTTTTTGTAGTGCAAACGGCAGGCAGGTACTATTTTCAGGGCAGGTTGCTACCGCCCGCTGCACGGGAAGACCATCTTGGAAGAGCTGATCATTAAGGGGGAACCATCCGCATGTTGCGTTATTTAACTGCCGGAGAATCTCATGGTCCCGCTTTGACGGCCATCATTGAAGGGTTACCCGCCGGGCTGGCCCTGCCGGAAGATTATGTAAACCGGCAACTGGCCCGCCGGCAGGGCGGCTACGGCCGGGGTGGCCGCATGCGGATCGAGCAGGACCGGGTGCGTTTTCTGGCCGGGGTCAGGGGTGGTTTCACCCTGGGCAGCCCCGTAGCCCTGTATATCGAAAACCGGGACTGGGCCAACTGGCAGGAGATTATGGATCCCGGCGCTGCTGCCCGGCTCGACCAACGGGTGGTCACCAGACCCAGGCCGGGCCACGCCGACCTGGCCGGGGCTTTAAAATACGGTCACCGGGATATCCGCAACGTACTGGAACGGGCCAGCGCCCGGGAGACGGCCGCCCGGGTGGCCGCCGGCAGTGTGGCCCGCCGTCTTCTGGAGGAACTGGGCATAGAGATCATCGGTCATGTGGTGCGCATCGGGCCGGCGGCGGCACCGGAACTGGACTTAACCCGGGAAATGCCGTCCACCCCTCCGGGTGGGGCCGGTAAAGGGCCGGATGAAGCGGAGGAAGAGGGTGGATGCGGGCCCGGCCGGCCGGGCGGGTCCCCGGGCGTGGACCTGCGCCGGCTGCAGGAGATTCTGGATGCTTCCCCCGTTTACTGCCTCCACCGGGAGACGGCAGAGGCGATGATGCGTGAAATCGACCGGGCCCGGGAAGCCGGGGACTCCCTGGGGGGTGTCTTTGAGATCCGGGTTTACGGCCTGCCTCCCGGTTTGGGCAGCTATGTCCACTGGGACCGCCGCCTGGACGGGCGCCTGGCCGGCGCGCTGATGAGCATTCAGGCCATCAAAGGGGTCGAGATCGGGCTGGGCTTTGCCGGTGCCGCCCTGCCCGGTTCGCAGGTGCACGATGAGATATTTTATAGCCGGGAGAAGGGTTTTTACCGCCGCACCAACCGGGCCGGCGGCCTGGAGGGGGGCGTGACCAACGGTGAGCCCCTGATCGTGCGGGCGGCCATGAAACCCATCCCTACCCTGTATAAACCTTTACGCAGCGTGGATCTGATTTCAAAAGAACCTTTCACTGCCTCGGTGGAGCGTTCCGATGTTTGTGCCGTACCGGCCGCCTGTGTGGTGGGCGAGGCGGTGGTGGCCTGGGAACTGGCGGCGGCCTGCGTGGAGAAATTTGGCGGCGACACCCTGCAGGAAATGAAAGCAAATTATCAGCAATACCTTGATTATCTCAAGGCCAGGATATGGTGATTTCCCCGGCAGGACGGGAGTGTGGCGGAGGAGAGGAAATGAGAAATATTGTCCTGATCGGTTTTATGGGTACGGGGAAAAGTGCCGTCGGCCGGCGCCTGGCCGCCCGCCTGGGGCGGGAATTTGTGGATACCGACGAGGAGATAGAGCGGATTACCGGCAAAACCATTCCCCAGATTTTTGCCCGGGACGGGGAGATCCGCTTCCGTTCAGAGGAGGCCCTGGTGGTGAAGAAGGTAGCCGCCAGGGAAAACCTGGTGGTAGCCACCGGGGGCGGGGTGGTGCTGAACCCCGAAAATGTGCGGGCACTGCAGCAAAATGGCGTGCTCATCGGGCTGGTGGCCGACCCCGGGGTAATTTACCGGCGGGTGAAGCGCAAGCGTAACCGGCCCCTGTTAAACGGCCCGGGAGACATCCTGGCCCGGATCAAAGAACTGCTGGCCGCCCGGGCAGGCGCCTACGCGGTGGCGGAATTCACCGTGGATACCGGCCGGCACACCATCGACGAGGTGGTGGAGATGATTGTTGCTTATCTGAAGGAACGCGGAATTATTTGAAACCGGGTAAAACCCCGAAGAACATAGATAAAAAGAAAGGACATCATCAATGCAGGAAGTGTACATAGATCTTGGCGCCCGCAGTTACTCCATTTATATTGGCACCGGCCTGCTGCCCCGGCTGGGGGAGTACCTGAAAGTTCTCAAATTAACTCCCCGGGTGCTCCTCGTTACCAACCCCGTGGTGGGCTCCCTTTACGGCGCGGCGGCCGAAACCGCCCTCGGGGATGCCGGTTTTGAAGTGATCCGGGCGGAGATACCCGACGGGGAGGAATACAAGAGCCTGGCCACGGCCGAAAAGCTCTACGACCTGGCCTACACCCGCGAACTGGATCGGCGGAGCCCCGTGGTGGCCCTGGGGGGCGGGGTGGTGGGGGACCTGGCCGGTTTTGTGGCCGCAACCTACCTAAGAGGCGTGCCCTTCATTCAGGTGCCCACCACGCTGCTTGCCCAGGTGGACTCCAGCGTGGGGGGCAAGGTGGCCGTCAACCACCCCCGGGGCAAGAACATCATCGGCGCCTTCTACCAGCCCCGGCTGGTCCTGGCCGACCTGGATGTGCTGAAAACCCTGGACCCGCGGGAGGTACGGGCCGGCCTGGCCGAGGTGATCAAGTACGGCGTCATAGCCGATCAGGCCTTCTTTACCTGGCTGGAGGAGAACCTGGAGCGCCTGCTGGCTCTGGAAGCCCGGGCCCTGGCCCATGCCGTGGCTGCCTCCTGCCGCATTAAAGCGCGGGTGGTGCAGGAGGACGAAACCGAACAGGGTCGCCGGGCCATCCTCAACTTCGGCCACACCCTGGGCCACGCCCTGGAGGCCCTCACCGGCTACACCGCATACCGCCACGGGGAGGCGGTGGCTACCGGGATGGCGGCGGCGGCCCGGCTGGCGGTGGCCCTGGGGATGTTTCCGGAAGGAGACGCCGCGCGGGTAATCAACCTTATCCGCCGGGCCGGGCTGCCGGTAGAAATAACGCCGGAACTATCTACCGGCGACCTGCTGGCCTCCATGCGCCGGGACAAGAAAGTGCTGGCCGGGCGGCTTACCTTCGTCCTGCCGGTGGAAATAGGCCGGGTGGAGATCGTTCGGGACGTGCCGGAAGAAACGGTGGGGCGGGTTTTACATTTATGCTATAATTAACCAGAGCAGGGTTATAAGAGAGGTGCTGGTGAATGAGCGCGGCCTTTTCCCGGGTTCAAATTCCTCCCAAAGAAGTCTACACCTGTGCCGACTATGCTGCTCTCCCCGAGGGAGCTCCTTATCAGCTCATTGGAGGGAAGCTGGTAATGACCCCTTCGCCATCCACCCGTCACCAGGCCGTTTTGCGGCGCCTGGGTGTAAAAATGGCTAATTTTGTTGATGAAAAAGGAGTGGGGGCGGTTTACTTTGCCCCCGTGGACGTTTACCTGCAGGAAACGGCAGTATATCAACCAGATATTGCTTTTGTTTTCAGAGATAGGTTTGCTATCATTGAAGCAGAAAAGATTAATGGTGCGCCTGATCTCGTGGTGGAGATTTTGTCTCCCTCCACAGCTTACTACGATCTGCGGGAAAAGTTTAAGATTTATGCTCGCTGTGGCGTGAAAGAGTACTGGATAGTAGATCCCATAGAGAAAAGCATTGAGCTTTACGCCGGAAAGGAAGGTAAGTTCATTCAAGTTGCCAGGGCTGAGGAAACGGGAAGGGTTGTATCTGGTGTTTTAGAGGGCTTTTCCGTAGAATTGGAAGAAATTTTTGTGGACGCCCCTTAAATTTTAAGGAGTTCCCTATGGGAACGTTCGTTCTCTCTGTTAATCATGAAAATCGATCAAGCAAGTTCAATCTGGAATTCGCCTAAAGCGGATTCCGACTATCCCGACGACTGACGACCGACGACTATTTTTGAGGGAGAGATTGTCACTTGCCGCTGACCTGGTTCTGGTTCTTTTCTTTCCTGCTCGGCCTTTGTATCGGCAGCTTCTTAAACGTATGCATTTACCGTCTGCCCCGGGGGATGTCCCTGCTGGCGCCCCCCTCCCACTGCCCGGCCTGCGGCGCACGCCTGGGACCTCTGGATTTAATCCCCGTGCTGAGCTATCTTTTCCTGCGGGGCCGGTGCCGTCACTGCAGCGGGGCGATCTCCCCCCGCTACCCCCTGGTGGAGCTTTTGACCGGGGCCGGTTTCCTGCTGATTTCCCGGGAACACGGCCCGCACGTTCATACTGCCGGCCTGCTGGTCCTGTTTTCCGTCCTCGTGGCGGCCAGCTTCATTGACCTCGACCACCGGATCATCCCCGACCGGCTCACCCTGTTTGCCCTGGCCGCCGGCATACCTCTGGCCGCCCTCCAGGGTGCGGAGGTTCTCAAAGACGGCTTCTGGGGCTCTGTGCTGGGGGGCGGGGCATTGTTGATGGTGGCCCTTTTTTCGCGGGGCGGCATGGGCGGTGGGGACGTGAAGCTGGCCTTTGCCATCGGATGGTACCTGGGCTGGCAGGAGACCCTGGTGGCCCTGTTCCTGGCCTTTGTGCTGGGTGCGGTTGTGGGGGTTTTATGGGCGCTCAGGACGGGGAGAACCCTTAAAACGGCCATCCCCTTCGGCCCGTTTCTTTCATCGGGGGCCATGCTGGCCGCGTTGACAGGGGATAAGCTTATTTCCTGGTATCTGAACCTGTGGGGTGGTTGAAAATGGCCGCCGTTTACACCAAAAAGCGCCTGGGGGACCTCCTTCTGCAAACCGGGTTGATTACCCGGGAGCAGTTGAACCAGGCGCTTGAGGTGCAAAAGCAGACCGGGGAGCGCCTGGGCCGGGTTCTCATCAACCTGGGCCTGGTCACGGAGCAGGACATCCTGAACACCCTGGAAATGCAGCTGGGCATTCCCCAGATTACCCTGATGGACAAAGTAGACCCAGTGCTGATCAAATCTCTCCCCGAGGCTGTCCTGCGCCGGCATAAGGTGGTGCCCGTGAAAAAAGAGGGACGGCGGCTGATCGTGGCCATGTCCGACCCTCTGAACCTGGTTGCCCTGGACGACATCCGCCTGGCCAGCGGGCTGGAAGTGGAACCGGTGCTGGCCCGGGAAGAGGAAATCGACGCCGTTCTCCAAAAGGTATTCGGCCTTACCTTTGTGGAGCAGGCCTTCGGCCAGCCGGCCGCCCCGGAGGAGCGGGAAATCCAGACCCTCACCCTGGCGGCGGGGGATGAGGTGCCCCCGGAGGAAGCACCGGTGGTGCGCCTGGTCAACACCATCATTGCCCAGGCGGTGGCGGAAAAGGCCAGCGACATTCATATTGAACCACAGGAGGACCGGGTGCTGGTGCGTTACCGGGTGGATGGGTTGTTGAGGGAAGCCCTTACTCTGCCCCGGCATATCCGCTTCAACCTTACTACCAGGATCAAAATCCTGGCCGGCCTGGACATTGCCGAAAAGCGCCTCCCCCAGGACGGCCGGTTTCAGGTTAAGTACGGAGAACAGGAAATAGATGTGAGGGTATCCACCCTGCCTACGGTCCACGGGGAAAAGGTGGTCCTGCGTTTGCTGCTTAAAAGCGGGCGAATCCTGCCCATTGACCGGCTGGGATTCCACCGCTACAACCTGGAGCGTTTTGCAGAGGTAATCCATCGCACATCCGGCATGATCCTGGTCACCGGGCCCACCGGCAGCGGCAAGACCACCACCCTGTACGCGGTACTGGCCCAGTTGAATTCCCCGGAGCGCAATATTGTGACCATAGGGGACCCGGTGGAGTACCTTCTGCGGGGGATCAACCAGACCCAGATCAACGTGAAAGCCGGGCTTACCTTTGCCGCCGGCCTGCGCTCCATCCTCCGCCAGGACCCGGACATCATCATGGTGGGCGAAATAAGGGACGGGGAGACGGCCCAGATCGCGGTGAGGGCGGCCACCACCGGCCACCTGGTGCTCAGCAGCCTGCACACCAACGACGCCGCGGGTGCCCTGACCCGCCTTATCGATATGGGGGTGGAGCCCTTCCTGGTGGCCTCCTCGGTGGTGGGCGTGGTTTCCCAGCGGCTGGTGCGCCTGCTCTGTCCCCGCTGCAGGGAGCCCTACCAGCTCCCGGAAGACGCGCCGGAGAGGATTTTTATGGGCCTGCCGCCCGATGATCCGGTGACCCTTTACCGGGCCGCCGGCTGCCACCACTGCAACCACACCGGTTACCGGGGGCGGACGAGCATCCAGGAGGTGCTGCCCGTGACCCGGGCCATCAGGGAGCTGGTAAATAAAAAAGCTTCTGCCGATGTGATCAAAGAAAAGGCGGTGGCCGAGGGAATGGTTACCCTGAAAGAAGATGGAATAGACAAGGCCCGGCAGGGGATCACCTCCATAGCGGAAGTGATGCGCGTGGCCTATAACGAGTGGTGACGGAAAAGGAAGGTGTTGCGGCGGAATGCATGCCGATGAACTTTTAAAGCTAGCCTTCGAGCTGAAAGCTTCCGATGTCCACCTTACTGTGGGCCGCCCGCCCGTCTTTCGGGTTCACGGGAAGCTTTTTGCCGCCGACGAGCTGGACGCCCGGGCCGTGCCGTGGGTGGAGGATCTGCCCGTCCTCACCGCCGGGGATACCGAGGCCCTGGCCCGCCAGCTGATCCCCGGGGACCGGTTCCAGCAGTTCATGCAGGTGGGCGAAAGCGACCTGTCTTACGCCATCCCGGGAGTGGGCCGCTTCCGCGTGAACGCCTTCAAGCAGCGCGGCACGGTGGCCCTGGCCATCCGCCTCATCCCGGAGCGCATCCCCACCTTCGATGAACTGGGCCTGCCCGAGGTGGTGGCCCACCTGGCCAGGCGGCCCCGGGGCCTGGTGCTGGTTACCGGGCCCACGGGCAGCGGCAAGTCCACCACCCTGGCGGCCATGATCGACCTCATCAACAGCGAAAGCCGCCTGCACATCATCACCCTGGAAGACCCCATCGAGTACGTCCACCGGCACAAGAAGAGCCTGGTCAACCAGCGGGAAATCGGCCGGGACTCCCTTTCTTTTGCTGCCGCCCTGCGCGCGGCCCTGCGGGAAGACCCCGACGTCATCCTGGTGGGGGAGATGCGGGACCTGGAAACCATTGCCACGGCCATCACCGCCGCCGAAACCGGTCACCTGGTGCTGGCCACCCTGCACACCACCAGCGCGGCCCAGACCATCGACCGCATCATCGACGTTTTCCCGCCCCACCAGCAGCAACAGGTCCGGCTGCAGCTGGCCAACGCCCTGGAAGGAGTGATTGCCCAGCAGTTGCTGCCCCGCAGGGACCGCCCCGGCCGGGTGGCGGCACTGGAAATCCTGGTGGCCACGCCGGCCATCCGCAACCTCATCAGGGAGGGGAAGACCCACCAGATTATCTCCCACCTGCAGACCGGGGCCAGGTACGGCATGCAGACCCTGGATATGGCTTTAAGAAACCTCGTCCGTACAGGGGTGATCGGCAGGGAAGAGGCCCTGGCCCGGGCGGCCGATGCCGAAAATTTGTTAAAAATGATTTAAAACAACAAGCTGGTTATTGACTGGCAGAGCGGCTCCCGCTAAGATAAGTTTTAGGAAGAGTGCGGCAAAGCGAAAAGAGGCAAACCTGCCGAAAGGCAGGGGCGCAAAGCCGCGGGCCTAAAGCGGTGCGAGCCGCCAGGGCAGCCGGGCTGCCGAACTTTCCGGCACGTACTTCCAGGCGCGTCGCCTGGATTTTTATTTCCGGGAGGTGGTGAGGGGAGCTTTGCCCGTCTATGCCTATCGGGCCCGGGATTTAACCGGCAGGGTGGTTTCCGGCCGGCTGGAAGCTGGCGGTCCGAGGGAGGCGGCCAGGATACTGCAGGGCCAGCAGCTCATCCCCGTGCAGATCCGGGCCGTGCGGGGGGGCGTCAGCCTGACTTTGCGGCTGCCTTCATTCCGGCGTGGGGTCAGGCTGAGGGAGCTGGCCCTCTTCTGCCGCGAGCTCTCCACCCTGGTCAGCGCCGGCGTGCCCCTGGTGGGTGCCATGCGCATCCTGGAGCTGCAGGTGGAGGGCCGGGTGCTCAAAGAGGTGGTGCGCGGGGTGACCGGCCGCCTGGAGCAGGGACACTCTCTAGCCGAATCCTTCGGCGCCTACCCGTTGGTCTTCCCCGAGATCTTCATCAGCATGGTGGAGGCCGGGGAAGTGGGTGGTGTGCTAGACGAGGTGCTGGAGAGCCTGGCCGGCCATTTTGAAAGGGAACACGAGGTGAGGGAAAAGGTGAAGTCGGCCCTCACCTACCCCACCATGGTACTGGGCTTTGCCGTGGTCATCCTCACCTTCGTGCTCACTTTCGTACTGCCCCCCATCATCAACACCATCCAGAACCTGGGTGTGCCCCTGCCCCTGCCCACCCGGGTGGTGATGGGAGCCAGCCGCCTGGTGGGGCGCTACTGGTACCTTCTCCCGCTGTTTCCGCTGGCGGCGGCTTTCGGCTTTCAGCGCCTGCGGGCCTCGCCCCGGGGCCGGGAGATCTGGGACCGCCTGGTCCTGAAAATGCCCGTATTCGGGCCGGTGCTGAAAAAAATAATCATTGCCCGCTTCGCCCGTACCCTGGCCGCCATGCTCAAAGGCGGGGTGCCCATCATCCAGGCCCTGGAAGTGGTAAAGAAAACCGCCGGCAACCAGGTGGTGGCGGGCGGCGTGGCCAGGGCGCAGGAGAGCGTGCGGGAGGGGCAGGGCCTGGCCGGTCCCCTGGAAGAGAGCGGCATCTTCCCCCCGCTGGTCATCCGCATGATTGCCGTGGGGGAAGAAACCGGCAGCCTGGACGCGCTGCTGGTCCGCATCGGCGCCTTTTACGACCAGGAAGTGAACATCACCGTGGGCCGCCTCTCCAGCGTGCTGGAGCCGGTGCTGATTGTCTTCCTGGGCGGCATAGTGGGGTTCATCGTCCTTTCGGTGCTCCTGCCCATGTTTACCAGCATGATGCAGGGGCTGGGGAAGTAGGGCGGTGGTTTCAAAGGTGTTCTTACATACATACTCTAACCGGCCGTTTAGGCACCGTTTCCAGGTCAATTATTTAATTAACAACCCTTGTTTCTTGTTTTATTAAGACACTGCTTTTAGGGAGGGAAAAACTATGCGCAAAAAACTTAAGGACAACCGCGGCTTCACCCTGGTGGAGCTTCTGGTGGTCATCGCCATCATCGGCATTTTAGCCGCCATCATCGCTCCCAACGCCTTCAAGGCCATTGAAAAGGGCAAGGTAGCGGCAGCCGAGGCGGATTATAAGGCAATTAAAGCGGCGGCATTGAATTACTATACCGACACCGGCGAGTGGCCAAATGACGGAGCAGATAACACAGGGTTTGTGCAATCCGATGGCAAAACTGGCTGGAATGGTCCCTACCTGGAGCGCTGGCCGAGCAAGAACCCGTGGGGTCAAACGTATGTGTACAATAAAGATAACGGTGTAGACTTTGACGGCAATACAAGTACAACTGAGCGATATCTGACAATCAGTAGTGTTCCTTTAAGCGCAGCAAAGCGGATCGATGCTGACTTAGATGGAACGGAAAATGGGTCACAAGGAATTGTTAGATATAATTTTGGTTCTACTACAACAGGCGATGTAAATATTTTGATTTCAGCTGATGGGCAAGTGCAGTAACTTTACAAGTTTAATGCTTTAATGCCCCTATGATCCTGCCGGCGCCCCCCAGCGCCGGCAGGGCCGGAACCCGTGTGCCCTGTTCAGGCGGGGATGAGGTAGTGAACCGGATCCTCTTTTTCCCGGGAGAGGATGTGAGCCATTAATGTTCGGTTTGCCGGACCTGCGCCGCAACAATCGCGGCTTCACCCTGGTGGAGCTTCTGGTGGTCATCGAACCTTTAAGTCCGCTGCAATGCTTCATGCAGACGAGGAATGGTTATGATTATGCGTCCGTTTTCCAGACATGACCGCGCCTTTACCCTGATCGAGGTCCTGGTGGCCGCCGCCATTTTGGTGCTGGTGGCGGCCACCGCCGTAAATCTGCTGGTCTCAGGCAAGATGGCTGCTCAGGCAGCCTGGGAGGATACGGTGGCCGTAAACGCCGCCCAGGCCGTGATGGAGGAACTGCTGGCCAGCTCCCTTGCCGGCGGCGAAAGGCAGGATGAACCGCGGTCCTTTCCCGGCGCGTCCGGTTATGCTTACACATATTCGGTAGATACCTATCAGCCGGATGATCGGCTGGTCCAGGTGCGGGTCACCGTCCACTACCGGCACCAGGGGCAGGAGCGGCAGCTGGAGCTGGTGACGCTAAAGCGCAGGGGATGATGGATACAGGTGGCGATAATAATGGTGAACCGGGCGAGCGCGTGCAGGCGGCAGGCAATTGTAGCTTTCAGGGCGGGAGTCGCTGAAAGATCCCGGCACGGGAAAGCCGGTACTGAAGGGAAACCGGTTACCGGATGGCGGGCGTGGCTGCCAGGGCTGGCCCTGGGTTGCCGGGGCCTGACGCTGATCGAGGTCCTGGTGACGGCCGTCCTTCTCTCTTTAATCCTGGGGGCGGCCTATTTCGTCGTCGACAGCACCATGCTCAACTGGAAAAAGGGCGACGAGCAGGTTGACGTGCAGCAGAACCTGCGGCTGGCCATGGACCGGCTGACCCGGGAACTGAGGGTCAGTGCAGGGGTGGACGAAATAAATCCCCAATCATACATCATTTTTAAGAGCCCGGACAACGCAAAATACATCAAGTATTATCTTTACGGCGGCGAGATCAAGCGGGCCACCAGCAGTAATAAAATTATCTGGGAGGGGGACAATCCCGTGGCCGGGCGGGTTCAGGCGGTATCATTCCAGGGAGTTACCGGCTTGCCGGCCACGGTGGAGATAAAGCTCACCGGCACCAACGGTTTTGTTTTAACTTCACGCGTGACCGTGCGGATGATACGCGAGCAAAATTGATTTTCCCGGAACATATGTTCTGTATGGAAGTGATTTGGGAGGGCGACCTGCATTGACCGGCGGGCAAAAGGGAAAATTCAAGAGCGGGCAGCTATGCCGGAGGCTCCCTGCTTTCTGGAAAAATATGCGCACAGGAGCACAAAAAGGCGCGGCCCTGGTCACAGTGCTCCTGCTCACCCTCCTGCTCCTGGTCTTTGCCGGCTCCCTGGTCCAGCTAGTCACGGTGGACAAAAGAATGTCCGCCAGCGAGGTGGCCATGACCCGGGCCCTCTACCTGGCCGAGGCGGGGG
This portion of the Desulfofundulus luciae genome encodes:
- a CDS encoding type II secretion system protein; translation: MFGLPDLRRNNRGFTLVELLVVIEPLSPLQCFMQTRNGYDYASVFQT
- a CDS encoding prepilin-type N-terminal cleavage/methylation domain-containing protein, coding for MIMRPFSRHDRAFTLIEVLVAAAILVLVAATAVNLLVSGKMAAQAAWEDTVAVNAAQAVMEELLASSLAGGERQDEPRSFPGASGYAYTYSVDTYQPDDRLVQVRVTVHYRHQGQERQLELVTLKRRG
- a CDS encoding PilW family protein; this encodes MVNRASACRRQAIVAFRAGVAERSRHGKAGTEGKPVTGWRAWLPGLALGCRGLTLIEVLVTAVLLSLILGAAYFVVDSTMLNWKKGDEQVDVQQNLRLAMDRLTRELRVSAGVDEINPQSYIIFKSPDNAKYIKYYLYGGEIKRATSSNKIIWEGDNPVAGRVQAVSFQGVTGLPATVEIKLTGTNGFVLTSRVTVRMIREQN